The Treponema phagedenis DNA segment GAATTACGTCTAAGGACGGGTTTTCTTCATCTTTAGTATTTCGAATCGCAAAGCCTTGTTTTAGCATTTTTAACTCAAGCGCACTAATTTGATTGTTTTCTTCATTCTTTGCTTTGCTGATTATCTTTTTTTGCTCGCTAAGAAAGCTCTCACTTTTTATTTTTTGTTGTGTTTTTTTATAAATAGATTCTACCGCTTTTTTTAACAGATTCTTAAAAGTCCTTCCTTCTCCGGCAGGAAAAAATAAGGCTTGGGGCTCTAAGGGTTTCGCAAAATTATACACATAAGCGATATCCTGCAATTGTGAAAGTTCCGGTTTATAATCTTTTAATAAAGACAATAATACCGTTCTTCGCCCGGTACCGGAAGCTCCCATTATAAATATATTGTAACCGCTGCAGGGAATACCTATTCCGAGCTTTATCGCTTCAATTGCACGATCTTGCCCAACAAGATTAGAAGCAACCGGTGTGTTTTTAAGCTTTGCAATTTTTTCTAAAGGAAAATCTATTTTTATTTCTGCAAATGTAAGTTCATGCGCTTTTTTCGCCGGCGCATTATTATTCATGTTTACTCCTCGCATAACAGTAATACCGGCTATTATATCGAGATTTTATAAATCAGGCAATCAAAAAGAGATACATGAGGGCATATGCATGAAAATTTTTGTATTTTTACTGTGAGTTAAACATTAGTGAAAATAGTACAGCGTTTTTTTAATAAGTCGATTCGTTTTTTAATACATCCTTACCAAAACGTAAAAAATTTTATAAAAAAGAGTCCAACGGTTTGGTTTTGCCGTCCGTGGCAAAACCAAACCTATGAGTTTGCAAACTCCTGTTTATATAGCTGTGGTAGTTTTCAAACTCAATTCTGCTTGGAACCACGGGCGTCCGTGGCGGTTCTGAATGTAGCTTTGGCATTCTTGTGTTTACAGGCCTGCGAGTTTTAAAGCTTCAATTTTATAATTTTGTATTGATGCTTCGAGTGGTATAACAGCAATTTAATAGCAGACCGTCATAGCAGACGGTTTTGCAAACAATTACTCGGCGGGTTTTAAGCCTGCAGTGATATATTCGTCGGGGAGTTTTGTCGGCTTTCCTGTAGCCCTGCTTACGCATGCCCAGCCGACTTCCGCTTCTACACAAACGTCTCCGTGTTGATTTTTGATAATCTGTTTAAAAGTGCCTGAGGCTTTTCTCAGTTTTATGGGATAAACCTCAACCGTAAGCGTGTCAAAAAGCCGCGCTGAAAGCTTATATTTAATGTTCACCGAAGTAACATATAGCATATACCCCGCCTCTGCAAACTTTTGATAATCAAAGCCGGTAGCAGTAAGGTATTCCATGCGAGTAAATTCAAGATACGATAAATAAACTGCATTATTTACATGGTTATAAGAGTCAAGCTCATATGAACGGACGGGAAAACTTATTGAAAACATTATGAAAGCCTTCCTTCTTCATTTTTATCATGCATTTGGGCAAGAATGTGCATAACATAATCAACAACATTTTGCTTTCTATCTTCCGCATCGGGATGCCACGTCATTGCATCTTCTCGAAAAGTCGCGGTGTCGAAAACCGTGCTTGCTTCCATAACAATTTTATCTTTGCACACAATATCCCCCATCATGTTGGAGGGATCATCGGAAATCCGTAAGCAGTTTCCGTTAATTGAAATCAGCATCATGACATCCGAGGTGCGGATATAAGAGTCTATTTCTCGTAAACCGCGCTTTGTTTCGGGCTTTCCCGGTCTATATCGAGTGCCAGACGGAAAAACTAACACAACTCTGCCATCATTACGTTCTTTTTCAAGGGCTTTCATAGCCGCCAAGTTAATTTTTCTGCTGCGCAGTGTTTCGTCCGCCAGAATTTTTTCATCGGTAATTGAGTTTAATGTTCTGCTCGGATAAATAACGATTCTGTCATACGCTTCCGCAAGGGCGGAAACATATTTATTATCTTCACTGAGCTTCATTCCCGCAATAGCAATAATCTTTTTTGAAAGCTCTTTACCTTCCGCACTTCCGTTTTCCATCAAGTGGAGCAAACAGGGTAAATCAAAATTGCTGTAATGTTCCGCTAAAATAATACCCTTTTTACCCTCGTTGGTAAGTTTTAAAAATTCCTGAATATGATTTGTGCCTCTCATTTCAGAACCGGGTAATAAAACTTGTGTCATCATCGAATCAATAATTTTTCGAATAGCGGTGTTTTCTGTTTGTAAAACGGTAGTTTCGTCAACGATAGTTGCTTTTCGTGAATATTTCTCTAACAAAGGCAAGACATCTTTGAATTGCTCTTCCAAAGAACGCTTCTCCATAATTTTCCTCCTAGAATAACTGTTACTTATGCGCTTGCGCTTATCTCTTTATCGAAAATCAATTATTTATTGTTTCTAATAATTTCGGTAATTCATATATGGTTTTCAACACCGGTATTGAGTGTTCTTTTGCAAAATCTTCGTACTTATTTTTCTCATCAATCAGGGCGATCCTTCCTCCGATGTTTTTAAATCCAAGCAAGTAGTGCGGGTAATCATCTAAAAAGAGTGTTTCTTCAACCGTTTTATTCACCTGTTTCAAGGTATTATAAAAACAGTCCGGATGAGGTTTGCCGTTTCCGTTATGAAAAGAAATATCAAAAATTCCGAGAAAAATATCATAAATATTAAAAAATTTTAAGACTCGCTCTGCGTGCATCATTGGCGCATTGGTTAAAACAGTCATAGGCATATTTAATGCAAGCAAAAAAGAACGCAGATTCGGATCGGGCTCCAGCTCATTTATTTCATATTCCGGATGCACCGCATTAAAATACGCATCATCATCTTTAAATCCGTATCCAAGTTTCAGCCACTGTAACGTTGTCCCGTATTTTATTTTTTCCGTTTTTCGTAATTCTTTTGCGTGCTCATATGTGGTATTTAAGAAGTCCGCCGCAAATTGAATCATGCGTTTTCCAATAGCCTCGTCAATTTTATTTGTACATGAATAAAGCGTATTATCCATATCAAATAATAAATGTTTAATCACTTGTCATAACCTCTACACAACTATACGCCATATTTTACACAAACTCAAGCTATTGACAAGACGTTCACCTGAAATAAAAACATCGCGGTTCATGTGCCGTAGAGTTTAATTTAGAGAATATCAATTGCATTTTTTGATGAGAAAGGGAAACGACGTCTGATGTTAATTCTAAGGGTTCAATCGGAACAGGCTCGAACGCTGCGGTTCAACCAT contains these protein-coding regions:
- a CDS encoding acyl-CoA thioesterase is translated as MFSISFPVRSYELDSYNHVNNAVYLSYLEFTRMEYLTATGFDYQKFAEAGYMLYVTSVNIKYKLSARLFDTLTVEVYPIKLRKASGTFKQIIKNQHGDVCVEAEVGWACVSRATGKPTKLPDEYITAGLKPAE
- a CDS encoding HAD-IA family hydrolase, coding for MIKHLLFDMDNTLYSCTNKIDEAIGKRMIQFAADFLNTTYEHAKELRKTEKIKYGTTLQWLKLGYGFKDDDAYFNAVHPEYEINELEPDPNLRSFLLALNMPMTVLTNAPMMHAERVLKFFNIYDIFLGIFDISFHNGNGKPHPDCFYNTLKQVNKTVEETLFLDDYPHYLLGFKNIGGRIALIDEKNKYEDFAKEHSIPVLKTIYELPKLLETINN
- a CDS encoding 1-acyl-sn-glycerol-3-phosphate acyltransferase: MEKRSLEEQFKDVLPLLEKYSRKATIVDETTVLQTENTAIRKIIDSMMTQVLLPGSEMRGTNHIQEFLKLTNEGKKGIILAEHYSNFDLPCLLHLMENGSAEGKELSKKIIAIAGMKLSEDNKYVSALAEAYDRIVIYPSRTLNSITDEKILADETLRSRKINLAAMKALEKERNDGRVVLVFPSGTRYRPGKPETKRGLREIDSYIRTSDVMMLISINGNCLRISDDPSNMMGDIVCKDKIVMEASTVFDTATFREDAMTWHPDAEDRKQNVVDYVMHILAQMHDKNEEGRLS